One Ascaphus truei isolate aAscTru1 chromosome 22, aAscTru1.hap1, whole genome shotgun sequence DNA segment encodes these proteins:
- the UNC13D gene encoding protein unc-13 homolog D, whose translation MGVTVPALTGLLCPGKAPEKSSYPCSGSTYLQTRGKPSDRRFLSTNDREGVKLLSALGRSDWKDKWNEGCGLQLEDLHTAGFTALEQSLDLSSSPTRTLIQRYYLQRIEQQLGATAERYGAVTVKASYRHAEQKLHVEILNAVNLIPLDSNGSSDPFVQLTLEPRHVFPAVEPRSTQIKKNELNPLYDETFDFLVTPEQCAVGGACLLLTVFDYDRLMSNEFEKKEKHFCPSPAWRGCRRGVPR comes from the exons ATGGGTGTCACTGTCCCCGCCCTCACAGGTCTCCTTTGCCCTGGGAAGGCCCCCGAAAAGTCGTCGTACCCCTGCAGCGGGAGCACCTATCTCCAGACGAGAGGAAAACCCTCCGACAG AAGATTTTTGTCAACGAATGACCGAGAAGGCGTTAAATTGCTGAGTGCTTTGGGTCGGTCGGACTGGAAGGACAAGTGGAACG AAGGCTGTGGTCTGCAGCTGGAAGACCTGCATACAGCCGGCTTCACC GCCCTGGAGCAGAGTCTCGACCTTTCCTCCTCCCCGACTCGAACCCTCATCCAACGATATTATCTGCAGAGAATAGAGCAGCAG CTAGGGGCCACTGCAGAGAGATACGGCGCCGTGACGGTTAAAGCCAGCTACCGGCACGCGGAGCAGAAACTACACGTCGAGATACTCAACGCGGTGAACCTCATCCCACTGGATTCCAACG GCAGCAGTGACCCCTTCGTGCAGCTGACGCTGGAGCCTCGGCACGTGTTCCCGGCGGTGGAACCGCGTTCCACGCAGATCAAGAAGAACGAGCTGAACCCGCTGTACGATGAGACTTTTGACTT CCTGGTGACCCCGGAGCAGTGCGCTGTGGGCGGAGCCTGTCTGCTGCTGACCGTCTTTGATTATGACAGGCTGATGTCCAACGAGTTCGAAAAGAAGGAGAAGCATTTCTGCCCCTCGCCGGCCTGGCGGGGCTGCAGGAGGGGGGTCCCCCGGTGA
- the ACOX1 gene encoding peroxisomal acyl-coenzyme A oxidase 1 — protein sequence MGTHEPLPGVVVGDIGPKFGYDETDNGFLKFDQVRIPRENMLMKYAQVEPDGTYMKPVSDKLTYGTMVFIRSMIVGDSARSLSRACTIAIRYSAVRHQSEIRAGEPEPQILDFQTQQYKLFPLLATAYAFQFVGSYMNETYHRITGDIQQGNLSELPELHALSAGLKAFTTWAASTGIEECRMSCGGHGYSRCSGIPDIYVTFTPSCTYEGENTVMMLQTARFLVKSYTAVLSGEQLGGMVSYLNDLSLQRVQPQPLAGRSLVTDINDLGSLVEAYKQRAARLVVAAAKNIQSDLSRGKRKEDAWNKNSVDLVRASEAHCHYVVVRLFATKLSEISDVAVHRILRSLCLLYALHGISRNTGDFLQAGLLAPPQVEQVQQRVKDLLATLRPDAVALVDAFDYTDTQLGSVLGRHDGNVYENMFEWAKKSPLNKTQVHESFYKYLKPLQSKL from the exons GAGTGGTCGTGGGTGACATCGGGCCCAAGTTCGGTTACGACGAGACGGATAACGGGTTCCTGAAATTCGACCAGGTCCGGATCCCGCGGGAGAACATGCTGATGAAATACGCTCAG GTGGAGCCGGACGGGACGTACATGAAGCCGGTGAGCGACAAGCTGACGTACGGCACCATGGTGTTCATCCGCTCCATGATCGTGGGGGACTCGGCCCGCAGCCTGTCCCGCGCCTGCACCATCGCCATCCGGTACAGCGCCGTGAGACACCAGTCTGAGATCAGAGCGGG ggagcCGGAGCCGCAGATTCTGGACTTCCAGACCCAGCAGTACAAGCTGTTCCCCCTGCTGGCCACGGCGTACGCCTTCCAGTTTGTGGGGTCCTACATGAACGAGACGTACCACCGGATCACCGGGGACATCCAGCAGGGCAACCTGAGCGAGCTGCCGGAG CTTCACGCTCTCTCCGCCGGATTAAAGGCCTTCACCACGTGGGCGGCCAGCACGGGCATCGAGGAGTGCCGGATGTCTTGCGGGGGGCACGGGTACTCCCGCTGCAGCGGGATCCCCGATATCTACGTGACGTTCACCCCGTCCTGCACCTACGAGGGAGAAAACACGGTGATGATGCTGCAGACGGCCAG GTTCCTGGTGAAGAGTTACACCGCGGTGCTCTCGGGGGAGCAGCTTGGCGGGATGGTCTCGTACCTGAATGATTTGTCCCTGCAGCGTGTGCAGCCCCAGCCGCTGGCCGGCCGATCCCTGGTCACGGACATCAATGACCTGGGCAGCCTGGTGGAGGCCTACAAGCAGCGGGCAGCGCG GCTGGTTGTAGCGGCCGCTAAGAACATCCAGTCGGATCTGAGCCGCGGAAAGCGCAAGGAAGACGCTTGGAACAAGAACTCTGTGGATCTGGTGCGAGCGTCCGAG GCTCACTGTCATTACGTGGTGGTGAGACTCTTTGCAACGAAGCTGTCTGAGATCAGTGACGTAGCCGTTCACCGCATCCTGCGCTCCCTGTGCCTCCTGTACGCTCTGCATGGGATCAGCAGGAACACGGGAGACTTCCTGCAA GCCGGCCTCCTCGCCCCGCCGCAGGTAGAGCAGGTGCAGCAGCGCGTGAAGGATCTGCTGGCCACGCTGCGGCCCGACGCCGTGGCGCTGGTGGACGCCTTTGACTACACGGACACCCAGCTGGGCTCTGTGCTGGGGAGACACGACGGCAACGTGTACGAGAACATGTTCGAGTGGGCCAAGAAATCCCCCCTGAACAAGActcag GTCCACGAGTCTTTCTACAAGTACCTGAAGCCCCTGCAGTCCAAGCTGTGA
- the FBF1 gene encoding fas-binding factor 1 isoform X1, producing the protein MAARSKKGMKGSIDDVLGDLLGDNDPSPSKPYKASPLTSDPLRRPRATVLSGKKSLLDDTFFSQLAKEAAAEESDVSEADPQILLDRMKDMDDMDAEIFGGKKPKSAPAKDSGMSRSVEVEPKPEEKTTGAKRGHSAPESEQKPPPGPAGPARPFKRFSFDDVEDPLAGLLSDEDEAVAKKTPSPGTKAPQEPSPVRATAAPLPAPVRPSPAARRKDDLTFEEDTDDLMDALGFGDSPEGPQKEEGAAPRPARSKLDELLGRGTSPKLLERPQTGERKEFKLDPKYQKQPEKEDTWGTRTSPSAPTSPHWSPVLRGVIPPHVCPILRRG; encoded by the exons ATG GCCGCTAGAAGTAAGAAGGGAATGAAAG GATCCATTGACGATGTCCTTGGAGATCTTCTTGGGGACAATG ATCCATCTCCCAGCAAACCGTACAAAGCGTCTCCGCTGACCTCTGACCCCCTCCGCAGACCCCGAGCCACTGTCCTGTCCGGCAAGAA GTCACTGCTGGATGACACCTTCTTCAGTCAGCTGGCGAAGGAGGCGGCGGCGGAG GAGTCGGATGTCTCTGAAGCCGACCCTCAGATTCTCCTTGACAGAATGAAG gaTATGGATGACATGGACGCAGAGATATTCGGCGGGAAGAAGCCGAAATCGGCCcccgcaaaggattctgggatgagccggagtgtggaagtagagCCGAAACCTGAAGAGAAGACGACGGGAGCCAAGAGAG GACACTCGGCCCCTGAGAGCGAGCAGAAGCCCCCCCCTGGCCCCGCGGGGCCGGCACGGCCGTTCAAGAGATTCTCCTTTGATG acgtgGAGGACCCCCTCGCCGGACTCCTGTCTGATGAAGATGAGGCAGTTGCCAAGAAGACGCCGTCACCAGGAACCAAAGCCCCCCAGGAGCCGTCCCCCGTGAGGGCCACAG CCGCCCCTCTCCCCGCCCCGGTGAGACCCTCTCCAGCCGCGCGCAGGAAGGACGATCTGACCTTCGAGGAGGACACAGACGACCTCATGGATGCTTTGGGATTCGGGGACAGCCCCGAGGGACCCCAGAAAGAGGAGGG cgccgcCCCGCGCCCTGCCCGGTCCAAGCTAGACGAGCTCCTCGGACGGGGGACGTCACCCAAACTGCTGGAAAGACCCCAGACCGGGGAGAGGAAGGAGTTCAAACTGGACCCCAAGTACCAGAAGCAGCCGG agaaagaagacacgTGGGGGACGAGGACTTCGCCTTCGGCTCCTACCAGCCCACACTGGAGTCCAGTCCTGAGGGGCGTAATTCCGCCGCATGTCTGTCCG ATTCTCCGCAGAGGGTAA
- the FBF1 gene encoding fas-binding factor 1 isoform X2 — MAARSKKGMKDPSPSKPYKASPLTSDPLRRPRATVLSGKKSLLDDTFFSQLAKEAAAEESDVSEADPQILLDRMKDMDDMDAEIFGGKKPKSAPAKDSGMSRSVEVEPKPEEKTTGAKRGHSAPESEQKPPPGPAGPARPFKRFSFDDVEDPLAGLLSDEDEAVAKKTPSPGTKAPQEPSPVRATAAPLPAPVRPSPAARRKDDLTFEEDTDDLMDALGFGDSPEGPQKEEGAAPRPARSKLDELLGRGTSPKLLERPQTGERKEFKLDPKYQKQPEKEDTWGTRTSPSAPTSPHWSPVLRGVIPPHVCPILRRG; from the exons ATG GCCGCTAGAAGTAAGAAGGGAATGAAAG ATCCATCTCCCAGCAAACCGTACAAAGCGTCTCCGCTGACCTCTGACCCCCTCCGCAGACCCCGAGCCACTGTCCTGTCCGGCAAGAA GTCACTGCTGGATGACACCTTCTTCAGTCAGCTGGCGAAGGAGGCGGCGGCGGAG GAGTCGGATGTCTCTGAAGCCGACCCTCAGATTCTCCTTGACAGAATGAAG gaTATGGATGACATGGACGCAGAGATATTCGGCGGGAAGAAGCCGAAATCGGCCcccgcaaaggattctgggatgagccggagtgtggaagtagagCCGAAACCTGAAGAGAAGACGACGGGAGCCAAGAGAG GACACTCGGCCCCTGAGAGCGAGCAGAAGCCCCCCCCTGGCCCCGCGGGGCCGGCACGGCCGTTCAAGAGATTCTCCTTTGATG acgtgGAGGACCCCCTCGCCGGACTCCTGTCTGATGAAGATGAGGCAGTTGCCAAGAAGACGCCGTCACCAGGAACCAAAGCCCCCCAGGAGCCGTCCCCCGTGAGGGCCACAG CCGCCCCTCTCCCCGCCCCGGTGAGACCCTCTCCAGCCGCGCGCAGGAAGGACGATCTGACCTTCGAGGAGGACACAGACGACCTCATGGATGCTTTGGGATTCGGGGACAGCCCCGAGGGACCCCAGAAAGAGGAGGG cgccgcCCCGCGCCCTGCCCGGTCCAAGCTAGACGAGCTCCTCGGACGGGGGACGTCACCCAAACTGCTGGAAAGACCCCAGACCGGGGAGAGGAAGGAGTTCAAACTGGACCCCAAGTACCAGAAGCAGCCGG agaaagaagacacgTGGGGGACGAGGACTTCGCCTTCGGCTCCTACCAGCCCACACTGGAGTCCAGTCCTGAGGGGCGTAATTCCGCCGCATGTCTGTCCG ATTCTCCGCAGAGGGTAA